A region of Gracilinanus agilis isolate LMUSP501 chromosome 3, AgileGrace, whole genome shotgun sequence DNA encodes the following proteins:
- the LOC123240499 gene encoding cytochrome c oxidase assembly factor 4 homolog, mitochondrial: MSSAAPHGHNRSSPQPAAGEEGEDPVEQMISRTGCITFHHAVMECVAEHHDWRKCQTQVKAFRDCVNQYQKNRLEELLRGQKPVPTDG, from the coding sequence ATGTCATCTGCTGCCCCTCATGGTCACAACCGGTCAAGTCCTCAGCCAGCTGCAGGTGAAGAGGGCGAGGACCCCGTGGAACAGATGATCTCACGCACAGGTTGCATAACCTTTCACCATGCTGTGATGGAGTGTGTGGCTGAGCACCATGACTGGAGGAAGTGCCAGACCCAAGTCAAGGCCTTCAGGGATTGTGTGAACCAGTACCAGAAGAACAGGCTGGAAGAGCTGCTGAGGGGGCAGAAGCCTGTCCCCACTGATGGCTAA